Proteins encoded within one genomic window of Halorussus salilacus:
- a CDS encoding adenylate kinase family protein: MRVAVTGTPGTGKTTAVEALVGDERLDRDLEVVHLNDLIREEGLWNERDEERDSLVADLDAVGERLADRAGSEAPGEADLLVESHLAHHLDADRVVVLRCHPEELERRLLERGEPEAKASENAESEALDVILSEAVSEHGVENVYEVDTTDRTPEEVADDIAAVLAGEREPSAGEVDFLDYL; this comes from the coding sequence GTGAGGGTCGCCGTCACCGGGACGCCCGGGACGGGCAAGACCACCGCGGTCGAGGCGCTCGTCGGCGACGAGCGCCTCGACCGCGACCTCGAAGTCGTCCACCTCAACGACCTGATCCGCGAGGAGGGCCTGTGGAACGAGCGCGACGAGGAGCGCGACAGCCTCGTCGCCGACCTCGACGCGGTCGGCGAGCGCCTCGCCGACCGCGCCGGGAGCGAAGCGCCGGGCGAGGCGGACCTGCTCGTCGAGTCTCACCTCGCTCACCACCTCGACGCCGACAGGGTCGTCGTCCTGCGGTGTCATCCCGAGGAACTGGAGCGCCGCCTGCTCGAACGGGGCGAGCCGGAGGCCAAAGCAAGCGAGAACGCCGAAAGCGAGGCCCTCGACGTCATCCTCTCGGAGGCCGTGAGCGAGCACGGCGTCGAGAACGTCTACGAGGTCGACACGACCGACCGGACGCCCGAGGAAGTGGCCGACGACATCGCGGCCGTCCTCGCGGGCGAGCGCGAGCCCAGCGCCGGGGAGGTGGACTTCCTCGACTATCTATGA
- a CDS encoding CDP-alcohol phosphatidyltransferase family protein produces MTLDQLRPVADRLLRPFVSVSTRLGLTPDAVSVVAFVLAGGAGAAFYLGGADPVWYLAGSVLVFLNGWLDLLDGALARELGTDSLAGDLLDHVLDRYADIVIIAGLAAGVGRYALGFAAVTGVLMTSYLGTQAQAVDLDRVYGGLLGRADRLALVGVTGVLAAVVSAAPAGLSVVAWLLVVFAVVGHVTALQRFYYSWRALS; encoded by the coding sequence ATGACGCTCGACCAACTCCGCCCGGTCGCCGACCGACTGCTCCGGCCGTTCGTCTCCGTCTCGACCCGGCTCGGTCTCACGCCCGACGCGGTCAGCGTCGTCGCCTTCGTGCTGGCGGGCGGCGCGGGCGCGGCGTTCTACCTCGGCGGGGCCGACCCCGTCTGGTATCTCGCCGGGTCGGTCCTCGTCTTCCTGAACGGGTGGCTCGACCTGCTCGACGGCGCGCTCGCGCGGGAACTCGGCACCGACTCGCTGGCGGGCGACCTGCTCGACCACGTCCTCGACCGGTACGCCGATATCGTCATCATCGCGGGACTCGCCGCGGGCGTCGGCCGGTACGCCCTCGGATTCGCGGCGGTCACGGGCGTGCTGATGACCTCCTACCTCGGGACGCAGGCGCAGGCCGTCGACCTCGACAGGGTGTACGGCGGCCTGCTCGGCCGGGCCGACCGCCTCGCGCTGGTCGGCGTGACGGGCGTCCTCGCCGCGGTCGTGTCGGCCGCCCCCGCCGGACTGTCGGTGGTCGCGTGGCTGCTCGTCGTGTTCGCGGTGGTGGGTCACGTCACCGCGCTCCAGCGGTTCTACTACTCGTGGCGCGCGCTCTCGTGA
- a CDS encoding multiprotein bridging factor aMBF1, with product MVQCEMCGADTGSPKTIKVEGAELDVCDDCADFGTEVKTPDSGSTSTKYSTSSSSGSSTSSGTSSSSSSSRSRRSDMFDDMDELAQDYDDRIRDAREETGMSQEDLAKKLNEKASLIRKLERGDILPSDEVQTKLERELDIALTAGGSPDDDEEWSGGSSTGEYTLGDVVKRKD from the coding sequence ATGGTTCAGTGTGAGATGTGTGGTGCCGATACCGGCTCCCCCAAGACCATCAAGGTCGAGGGAGCCGAGTTGGACGTGTGCGACGACTGCGCCGACTTCGGGACCGAGGTCAAGACCCCGGACTCCGGTTCGACCTCGACCAAGTACTCGACCTCCTCGTCGAGCGGCTCCTCGACCTCGTCGGGGACTTCCTCGTCTTCGAGTTCGTCGCGCTCGCGGCGCTCGGACATGTTCGACGACATGGACGAACTCGCCCAGGATTACGACGACCGCATCCGCGACGCCCGCGAAGAGACCGGGATGAGCCAGGAGGACCTCGCCAAGAAGCTCAACGAGAAGGCCAGCCTCATCCGGAAACTGGAGCGTGGCGACATCCTCCCGAGCGACGAGGTCCAGACGAAGCTCGAACGCGAACTCGACATCGCGCTCACCGCGGGCGGGTCGCCCGACGACGACGAGGAGTGGAGCGGCGGGAGTTCGACCGGCGAGTACACCCTCGGCGACGTGGTCAAGCGCAAGGACTAG
- the tpiA gene encoding triose-phosphate isomerase, whose translation MKIVVNLKAYPCDPVEIATAARDVSEGSGVPIAVAPQAAHLERVAETGVETWAQHVSPVEHGSHTGSTLAEAAAEAGATGTLLNHSERRLKLADIDAALDAAERAGLDTCVCANNPDQIGAVAALGPDAVAVEPPELIGTGTPVSQADPDIVTDAVAAAQAVDESVAVYCGAGISTGEDLTAAGELGAEGVLLASGVAKADDPETALEDLVAPL comes from the coding sequence ATGAAAATCGTCGTCAACCTCAAGGCCTACCCCTGCGACCCGGTCGAAATCGCCACCGCCGCCCGTGACGTGAGCGAGGGCTCGGGCGTTCCGATTGCGGTCGCGCCCCAAGCCGCCCACCTCGAACGCGTCGCCGAGACGGGCGTCGAGACGTGGGCCCAGCACGTCAGCCCGGTCGAGCACGGCAGTCACACGGGGTCGACACTCGCGGAGGCCGCCGCCGAGGCGGGCGCAACCGGCACCCTGCTCAACCACTCCGAGCGCCGCCTGAAGCTCGCCGACATCGACGCCGCGCTCGACGCGGCCGAGCGCGCGGGCCTCGACACCTGCGTCTGCGCGAACAACCCCGACCAGATCGGCGCGGTCGCGGCGCTCGGTCCGGACGCCGTCGCGGTCGAGCCCCCGGAACTCATCGGCACCGGCACGCCGGTCAGTCAGGCCGACCCCGATATCGTGACCGACGCCGTGGCGGCCGCCCAAGCGGTGGACGAGTCGGTCGCGGTCTACTGCGGCGCGGGCATCTCGACCGGTGAGGACCTGACCGCCGCCGGGGAGTTGGGCGCGGAGGGCGTCCTGCTCGCCAGCGGCGTGGCGAAGGCCGACGACCCCGAGACCGCGCTGGAGGACTTGGTCGCGCCGCTCTGA
- a CDS encoding helicase HerA domain-containing protein has translation MAVAEVSDGVGGDAGTPGETVDLPVVEVLTGRAFITGKSGSGKSNTASVVVEKLLDGGYPVMIVDVDGEYYGLKEEYELLHAGADDECDIQVEPQHAEKLASLALEDNVPIILDVSGYLNEQDGKDLLKAVAQQLFAKEKKLKKPFLLVVEEVHEYIPEGGGMDECGRMLIKIGKRGRKHGLGIAGISQRPADVKKDFITQCDWLVWHRLTWNNDTNVVGRILGSEYAEAIEEMDDGEAFLTTDWSEQTRRVQFHRKQTFDAGATPGLDDFERPDLKSVSDDLVGDLREISEAEAQREDRIEELEQELREKDSHIEDLERQLEEAREMEEVADKFAKAMLDTSRNRRANPYVGGGPGGRQADLGTYEGSDSAAAAAESDGGESGGDESDGDESGDAETDAARDPLDAIREELDALDPVERAMLAYYLREGPASPVDAHVVAGGPDDRELAYNHNRTLRRRGFVQHAGGGEYVASLPSLLAALTDGEMDDDDREKTLAQVAEELPDVE, from the coding sequence ATGGCCGTCGCGGAGGTGAGCGACGGCGTCGGCGGGGACGCCGGAACGCCGGGAGAGACCGTAGACCTCCCCGTCGTGGAGGTGCTGACGGGGCGGGCGTTCATCACCGGGAAGTCCGGGTCCGGGAAGTCGAACACCGCGAGCGTCGTCGTCGAGAAGCTACTCGACGGGGGATACCCCGTAATGATCGTGGACGTAGATGGTGAGTACTACGGTCTCAAAGAGGAGTACGAACTGTTACACGCAGGGGCCGACGACGAGTGCGACATCCAGGTCGAGCCCCAGCACGCCGAGAAACTCGCCTCGCTGGCGCTGGAGGACAACGTCCCCATCATCCTCGACGTGTCGGGCTACCTGAACGAGCAGGACGGGAAAGACCTCCTGAAGGCGGTGGCCCAGCAGCTGTTCGCCAAGGAGAAGAAGCTCAAGAAGCCGTTCCTGCTCGTGGTCGAGGAGGTCCACGAGTACATCCCCGAAGGGGGCGGGATGGACGAGTGCGGTCGGATGCTCATCAAGATCGGCAAGCGCGGGCGCAAGCACGGGCTGGGAATCGCGGGCATCAGTCAGCGTCCGGCCGACGTGAAGAAGGACTTCATCACCCAGTGCGACTGGCTGGTGTGGCACCGCCTTACGTGGAACAACGACACCAACGTCGTCGGGCGAATCCTCGGTAGCGAGTACGCCGAGGCCATCGAGGAGATGGACGACGGCGAGGCGTTCCTCACGACCGACTGGTCCGAGCAGACCCGGCGGGTCCAGTTCCACCGCAAGCAGACGTTCGACGCCGGGGCGACCCCCGGACTCGACGACTTCGAGCGCCCCGACCTCAAGTCGGTCAGCGACGACCTCGTGGGCGACCTCCGCGAGATCAGCGAGGCCGAGGCCCAGCGAGAGGACCGCATCGAGGAACTGGAGCAGGAACTGCGGGAGAAGGACAGCCACATCGAGGACCTCGAACGCCAGCTGGAGGAGGCCCGAGAGATGGAGGAGGTCGCCGACAAGTTCGCGAAGGCGATGCTCGACACCTCCCGGAACCGGCGCGCGAACCCCTACGTCGGCGGCGGGCCGGGGGGTCGGCAAGCCGACCTCGGGACGTACGAGGGGTCGGATTCGGCGGCGGCCGCCGCCGAATCCGACGGGGGCGAGTCCGGCGGAGACGAGTCCGACGGAGACGAATCCGGGGACGCCGAAACCGACGCGGCGCGCGACCCCCTCGACGCCATCCGCGAGGAGCTCGATGCGCTCGACCCGGTCGAGCGCGCGATGCTGGCCTACTACCTCCGGGAGGGGCCCGCGTCGCCGGTCGACGCCCACGTCGTCGCCGGGGGACCGGACGACCGCGAACTCGCGTACAACCACAACCGGACCCTGCGTCGGCGGGGGTTCGTCCAGCACGCGGGCGGCGGGGAGTACGTCGCCTCGTTGCCCTCCCTGCTCGCGGCGCTGACCGACGGCGAGATGGACGACGACGACCGCGAGAAGACGCTGGCGCAGGTCGCCGAGGAGCTACCCGACGTTGAGTGA
- a CDS encoding MFS transporter — protein sequence MNRNDRSIVGLVMVAHAMVHTYELSIPILVTIWLDRFGVGAGTMGIVVSAGYALFGLGALPGGLLADAYGSRRLIIACLAGMGGSFVLLSLAPTVPVIALALVLWGVAASVYHPSGLSLISKGVSRQGTAFAYHGMAGNLGIALGPLATAVLLLFFDWRVVVVLLAAPAALAILFALTVEFDETAAVEESVADGGERTDGSRTSSDQGSDGSDSRADGGVSSLSEFVADSKTLFTGAFALVFGVVMFSGLYYRGALTFLPEMLANQPLFDPVAVGSREIEPSQYVYAGLLMIGIGGQYVGGKLTDRIRVERGITGAFAALAVIALLYVPALNGGLATLLAASAVLGFALFVVQPLYQAAVAQYTPAGTRGLSYGFTYLGVFGIGALGAGIAGYVLELFSPTALFVVLAGFALAAAGFGAVLSVRSKSSA from the coding sequence ATGAACCGCAACGACCGCTCCATCGTGGGGCTGGTGATGGTCGCCCACGCGATGGTTCACACCTACGAGCTCTCGATTCCCATCCTCGTGACCATCTGGCTCGACCGGTTCGGCGTGGGTGCCGGGACGATGGGCATCGTCGTCTCCGCGGGGTACGCGCTGTTCGGCCTCGGCGCGCTCCCCGGCGGCCTGCTGGCCGACGCCTACGGGTCGCGTCGGCTCATCATCGCCTGCCTCGCCGGGATGGGCGGGTCGTTCGTCCTGCTCAGTCTCGCGCCGACCGTCCCGGTCATCGCGCTGGCGCTCGTCCTCTGGGGCGTCGCGGCGAGCGTCTACCACCCCTCCGGACTCTCGCTCATCAGCAAGGGCGTCTCCCGGCAGGGGACCGCGTTCGCGTACCACGGGATGGCGGGCAACCTCGGCATCGCGCTCGGGCCGCTGGCGACCGCCGTCCTCCTGCTGTTCTTCGACTGGCGCGTCGTGGTGGTCCTGCTCGCGGCCCCCGCCGCGCTCGCCATCCTGTTCGCGCTCACCGTGGAGTTCGACGAGACCGCGGCCGTCGAGGAGTCGGTGGCCGACGGCGGTGAGCGAACCGACGGTTCGCGAACGTCGTCGGACCAAGGGTCCGACGGAAGCGACTCCCGCGCCGACGGCGGCGTCTCGTCGCTCTCGGAGTTCGTCGCCGACTCGAAGACCCTGTTCACGGGCGCGTTCGCCCTCGTGTTCGGCGTCGTGATGTTCTCGGGGCTCTACTACCGCGGGGCGCTCACCTTCCTGCCCGAGATGCTGGCGAACCAGCCGCTGTTCGACCCCGTCGCGGTCGGGTCCCGGGAGATCGAGCCCTCCCAGTACGTCTACGCAGGACTGCTGATGATCGGCATCGGCGGCCAGTACGTCGGCGGGAAGCTCACCGACCGCATCCGGGTCGAGCGCGGCATCACCGGCGCGTTCGCGGCGCTGGCGGTCATCGCACTCCTCTACGTGCCCGCGCTGAACGGCGGGCTCGCGACCCTGCTGGCCGCGAGCGCGGTGCTGGGCTTCGCGCTGTTCGTGGTCCAGCCTCTCTATCAGGCCGCGGTCGCCCAGTACACGCCCGCCGGGACGCGGGGCCTCTCGTACGGCTTCACCTACCTCGGCGTGTTCGGAATCGGCGCGCTCGGCGCGGGCATCGCGGGCTACGTCCTCGAACTGTTCTCTCCGACCGCACTGTTCGTGGTGCTCGCCGGGTTCGCGCTCGCCGCGGCCGGGTTCGGGGCCGTGCTGTCGGTGCGGTCGAAGTCGAGCGCGTAG
- the dinB gene encoding DNA polymerase IV: MTRGGARLPGTPDEERADPIVLHVDMDCFYAACERRREPKLRGEPVVVGMGYEDGETHGAVATASYEAREFGVESAQAISTALERLPRKVESDDPDSDLDPDEAGHYRPVDMDYYQSVSAEVKEILHDSADVVREVSVDEAYLDVTDRTAWEVAEGFARHVKNRIDREVGVTASVGVAPNMSAAKIASDHDKPDGLVVVEPGEVREFLAPLDVAELHGVGPVTARELRESGIETAADLAAADRADLEARFGERGAEMHRRARGEDDREVTPRGRPKSLSRESAFTEPTDDAEETRERIRTLAAAVADRARGKDAMYRTIGIKAVTPPYDVNTRAKSLPGPVDDPGLVEEVALDLFAEFDDARVRKVGVRVSNLSFADAEQASLGDGWGGADLPDSGDRGESGETPDSPASLSDFGDDGSDGPGDSADSPESSDPTDTADPSDASGSESDPEGQSSLADF; this comes from the coding sequence ATGACCCGCGGCGGCGCGCGCCTGCCGGGAACGCCCGACGAGGAGCGCGCCGACCCCATCGTCCTCCACGTCGACATGGACTGCTTCTACGCCGCGTGCGAGCGCCGCCGGGAACCGAAGTTGCGGGGCGAACCGGTCGTCGTCGGGATGGGCTACGAGGACGGCGAGACCCACGGCGCGGTCGCGACCGCGAGCTACGAGGCCCGCGAGTTCGGCGTCGAAAGTGCGCAAGCCATCTCGACCGCGCTGGAGCGCCTGCCCCGGAAGGTCGAGTCCGACGACCCCGACTCGGACCTCGATCCCGACGAGGCGGGCCACTACCGGCCGGTGGACATGGACTACTACCAGTCGGTCAGCGCCGAGGTCAAGGAGATACTCCACGACTCGGCCGACGTGGTCCGGGAGGTCAGCGTCGACGAGGCGTACCTCGACGTGACCGACCGGACCGCGTGGGAGGTCGCCGAGGGGTTCGCGCGCCACGTCAAGAACCGCATCGACCGCGAGGTCGGCGTGACCGCGAGCGTCGGGGTCGCGCCCAACATGTCGGCGGCGAAGATAGCCAGCGACCACGACAAGCCCGACGGGCTCGTCGTCGTGGAACCCGGCGAGGTCCGGGAGTTCCTCGCGCCGCTCGACGTGGCCGAGTTGCACGGCGTCGGCCCGGTCACGGCCCGCGAACTCCGGGAGTCGGGCATCGAGACCGCGGCCGACCTCGCGGCGGCCGACCGCGCCGACCTCGAAGCCCGGTTCGGCGAGCGCGGCGCGGAGATGCACCGCCGAGCGCGCGGCGAGGACGACCGCGAGGTCACGCCCCGGGGCCGCCCCAAGAGCCTCTCGCGCGAGTCGGCGTTCACCGAACCGACCGACGACGCCGAGGAGACCCGCGAGCGCATCCGCACCCTCGCGGCGGCGGTCGCCGACCGCGCGAGGGGCAAGGACGCGATGTACCGGACCATCGGCATCAAGGCCGTCACCCCGCCCTACGACGTGAACACCCGCGCGAAGTCGCTGCCCGGGCCGGTCGACGACCCCGGACTGGTCGAGGAGGTCGCGCTCGACCTGTTCGCGGAGTTCGACGACGCCAGAGTCCGGAAGGTCGGGGTGCGGGTCTCGAACCTCTCGTTTGCCGACGCCGAGCAGGCGAGTCTGGGAGACGGGTGGGGCGGTGCCGACCTCCCCGACTCTGGTGATAGGGGCGAGTCCGGCGAGACGCCGGACTCGCCCGCGAGCCTCTCGGACTTCGGAGACGACGGTTCGGACGGTCCCGGCGATTCCGCCGATTCTCCCGAGTCCTCCGACCCTACCGACACCGCAGACCCCTCCGACGCCAGCGGTTCCGAGTCGGACCCCGAGGGCCAGTCGTCGCTCGCCGACTTCTGA
- a CDS encoding GrpB family protein, protein MVGLERGTVELREHDPAWTRRYEAEVERLQSVAGDRLRAFEHVGSTAVEGLAAKPVIDLVGTVDSLDDATDLVGVLESHGYEYRPNDEVPDRLFFARGPRSNRTHYLSICERESDTYREQVAFRDYLRENPEAAAEYEALKRDLADAHPDDRAAYTAGKSAFVERALQRALDDFEG, encoded by the coding sequence ATGGTCGGACTGGAACGGGGGACGGTCGAACTCCGCGAGCACGACCCCGCGTGGACGCGCCGCTACGAGGCGGAGGTCGAGCGCCTGCAGTCGGTCGCTGGCGACCGACTGCGGGCGTTCGAACACGTCGGAAGCACCGCCGTCGAGGGACTCGCCGCCAAACCGGTCATCGACCTCGTGGGCACCGTGGACTCGCTCGACGACGCGACCGACCTCGTCGGGGTCCTCGAATCCCACGGCTACGAGTACCGACCGAACGACGAGGTTCCCGACCGACTGTTCTTCGCCAGGGGACCGCGGTCGAACCGGACCCACTACCTCTCGATCTGCGAGCGCGAGAGCGACACCTACCGCGAACAGGTCGCGTTCCGGGACTACCTCCGGGAGAACCCCGAGGCCGCCGCCGAGTACGAGGCGCTGAAGCGGGACCTCGCCGACGCCCATCCCGACGACCGGGCGGCCTACACCGCGGGGAAGTCGGCGTTCGTCGAGCGCGCGCTCCAGCGCGCGCTCGACGACTTCGAGGGGTGA
- a CDS encoding DUF7521 family protein: MSVVESVAAPVAVVALKTVVLALGGTVTYVASKAYRQTGSPALRALAVGFGLVVMGSVLGGSVHQFTAFSLELGVVVETAFSALGFGVLTYSLYTE; encoded by the coding sequence ATGTCAGTGGTCGAGTCGGTCGCGGCCCCGGTAGCGGTGGTCGCGCTCAAGACCGTCGTCCTGGCTCTGGGCGGCACCGTGACCTACGTCGCCTCGAAGGCGTATCGGCAGACGGGGTCGCCCGCGCTCCGGGCGCTGGCGGTCGGGTTCGGCCTCGTCGTGATGGGGAGCGTCCTCGGCGGGAGCGTCCACCAGTTCACGGCCTTCAGCCTCGAACTCGGCGTCGTCGTCGAGACCGCCTTCTCGGCGCTGGGATTCGGCGTGCTGACGTACTCGCTGTACACCGAGTGA
- a CDS encoding SIMPL domain-containing protein, producing MTPRRLVAPLAVALLLVTAGCAGGVSDLGETGSNEAGVQDGTNDVGAQNGTNAADASTVGVGATGEVTAEPDRALVGVGVEATADDPETARQRVAENVSDLRDALADIGLDDDQVTTERYAIREDRESRREGGDATAYRATHSFELSVEDVDEVGTVIQTAVANGATDVGRVEFTLSEEARADLREEALADAMDNARADAEVLATNANLTLAGVDSVSTDAVDVRPYRAEADMAATNADTEIESGPVSVTAQVRVTYEADEEA from the coding sequence ATGACACCCAGACGACTCGTCGCCCCGCTCGCGGTCGCCCTCCTGCTCGTGACCGCGGGCTGTGCGGGCGGCGTGAGCGACCTCGGCGAAACCGGTTCGAACGAAGCGGGAGTTCAGGACGGAACGAACGACGTCGGCGCGCAGAACGGGACGAACGCCGCCGACGCCTCGACCGTCGGCGTCGGCGCGACGGGCGAGGTGACCGCCGAACCCGACCGCGCGCTCGTCGGCGTCGGCGTCGAGGCGACGGCCGACGACCCCGAGACCGCCCGCCAGCGCGTCGCCGAGAACGTCTCGGACCTCCGGGACGCGCTCGCCGACATCGGCCTCGACGACGACCAGGTGACGACCGAGCGGTACGCGATTCGCGAGGACCGCGAATCCCGACGCGAGGGCGGCGACGCCACCGCCTACCGCGCGACCCACTCGTTCGAACTCAGCGTCGAGGACGTAGACGAGGTCGGGACCGTCATCCAGACCGCGGTCGCGAACGGCGCGACCGACGTCGGACGCGTGGAGTTCACCCTCTCCGAAGAGGCGCGGGCCGACCTCCGCGAGGAGGCGCTCGCCGACGCGATGGACAACGCGCGGGCCGACGCCGAAGTGCTCGCCACGAACGCGAACCTCACCCTCGCGGGCGTCGATAGCGTCTCGACCGACGCGGTGGACGTGCGACCCTACCGCGCCGAGGCCGACATGGCCGCGACGAACGCCGACACGGAGATCGAGTCCGGTCCCGTGTCGGTGACCGCGCAGGTCCGGGTGACCTACGAGGCCGACGAGGAGGCCTGA
- a CDS encoding AAA family ATPase: protein MESSLQSFEIENYKSIKTSGKVKLPGITLVLGPNSSGKTNIIESLLLLKQTFENNELDLVLNGNNIKTGEFKNIVFEKDVNRSLVYRFFFDRGLEDQDPALICPVCHKEYTYEGYFTNHMEDVHGDFWEENQGDIAKYSNFFSRDKFVEFKYRFDKEEKRSRFYSIKFGNPTPEDGLYISSIEFIDKGKKVGMKVKDTNGELIIDISVSLELPTRAGDSEEDSSRNTLFDSNPNFLPRQMHAIIYSLIPQVDDRPPWFRSPEKVGQNEQFLNIHKHKNKVQDFMNHADETEGLEDSIEVKEISTGLLARLAGTIQKSAPRINDIQNFLDNIKHVGPLRNSPRRIYFGAGGSPGLQAEGHNQVEDKIFSAERSGNRGLIEKTNQWLSETGFDCQLDVSKVGVGDLYQLEVKQSGLSVNLADTGFGLSQTLPIIIECITMQMEDDSPQRGPYRFAPFRSSNNQKPLALIEQPEIHLNPRIEASLADFFIDVMESGTNLIIETHSEYLLNRLQRRVVDGKIENKDQLVIYFISKEGIESKVKEIKVSSSGSLSDWPEGFFQDDFEDAVEILKESMKDE from the coding sequence ATGGAGTCAAGTCTCCAATCATTTGAGATTGAAAATTATAAGTCCATAAAAACCTCTGGGAAGGTCAAACTACCCGGGATAACTTTAGTTCTCGGACCTAATAGCTCAGGCAAGACAAATATAATTGAATCACTTCTGCTGTTAAAGCAAACCTTTGAAAATAACGAACTAGACTTAGTCCTCAATGGGAATAATATCAAAACGGGGGAATTTAAAAATATAGTTTTTGAGAAGGATGTTAACCGGAGTCTCGTTTATCGGTTCTTCTTCGATAGAGGATTAGAAGATCAAGACCCTGCACTAATCTGCCCAGTATGTCACAAGGAATACACCTATGAGGGGTACTTTACCAACCATATGGAAGATGTGCATGGTGATTTTTGGGAAGAAAATCAGGGAGATATTGCAAAATACAGCAACTTCTTTAGTCGCGATAAATTTGTTGAATTCAAATATCGGTTCGATAAGGAGGAGAAGCGAAGTAGATTTTATTCTATCAAGTTTGGCAATCCAACGCCAGAAGACGGACTTTATATCTCTTCTATCGAATTTATTGATAAAGGAAAGAAAGTCGGAATGAAGGTTAAAGACACGAATGGAGAACTTATTATAGATATATCCGTTTCTCTAGAATTGCCAACAAGAGCGGGTGATTCTGAAGAAGACAGCAGTCGTAACACATTGTTTGATTCAAACCCTAACTTTCTCCCTCGACAGATGCATGCTATTATTTACTCACTTATCCCACAGGTAGACGATAGACCACCTTGGTTCAGAAGTCCTGAAAAAGTAGGACAGAACGAACAGTTCCTTAATATACACAAACACAAGAATAAAGTGCAAGATTTCATGAATCATGCTGACGAAACAGAGGGATTAGAGGACAGTATAGAAGTAAAAGAGATTTCAACAGGGTTGTTAGCGCGATTAGCAGGCACAATACAAAAATCAGCACCAAGGATAAATGATATACAGAATTTCTTAGATAATATAAAACATGTTGGCCCACTTCGTAATTCACCACGTCGAATTTATTTCGGGGCAGGCGGTAGCCCTGGTCTTCAAGCGGAGGGACACAATCAAGTAGAAGATAAGATTTTCTCGGCTGAACGTTCCGGAAATAGAGGATTGATCGAGAAAACGAACCAGTGGCTATCTGAGACGGGATTTGATTGCCAACTAGATGTCTCCAAAGTTGGTGTCGGCGATCTCTATCAGCTCGAGGTAAAACAATCTGGATTATCGGTGAACTTAGCTGATACTGGCTTTGGACTCTCACAAACTCTACCTATAATAATTGAATGTATAACTATGCAAATGGAGGACGATTCCCCGCAAAGAGGCCCATATCGGTTTGCTCCATTCCGTTCATCCAACAACCAAAAACCATTAGCTCTGATTGAGCAACCAGAAATCCATCTTAATCCGCGTATTGAAGCCTCATTAGCAGACTTCTTCATAGATGTGATGGAGTCGGGGACGAATCTCATTATAGAGACCCATTCAGAATACCTTCTCAATAGATTACAGAGAAGAGTCGTTGATGGGAAAATTGAGAATAAAGACCAATTAGTGATATACTTCATATCTAAAGAAGGTATCGAGAGCAAAGTTAAAGAAATAAAGGTTTCTTCTTCAGGAAGCCTTAGTGATTGGCCTGAAGGATTCTTCCAAGATGATTTCGAAGATGCAGTGGAAATCCTCAAGGAGTCGATGAAGGATGAGTGA
- a CDS encoding AbrB/MazE/SpoVT family DNA-binding domain-containing protein codes for MGIRQKFADTRTAQEGNGVIQVTIPKDVVEELGIEGGDEILWTGKENSETATIHSPRKDKSIN; via the coding sequence ATGGGAATCAGACAGAAATTCGCGGATACACGGACGGCACAGGAAGGCAACGGCGTGATTCAGGTCACGATTCCGAAGGATGTCGTCGAGGAACTCGGTATCGAAGGTGGCGATGAAATTCTTTGGACGGGTAAAGAGAATAGTGAAACCGCAACAATCCATTCACCGAGGAAAGATAAATCTATCAATTAG
- a CDS encoding DUF5795 family protein, with product MSDNRVVQGRMVTPESLAELIEDGDVMDAEAIEEADRECPDCGGDVLSVGYMPSVTEFVTGWKCQDCEWAETDRE from the coding sequence ATGAGCGACAACCGCGTCGTCCAGGGCCGGATGGTGACCCCCGAGTCACTCGCCGAGCTGATCGAGGACGGAGACGTGATGGACGCCGAGGCCATCGAGGAGGCCGACCGCGAGTGCCCCGACTGCGGCGGGGACGTGCTTTCGGTCGGCTACATGCCCAGCGTGACCGAGTTCGTCACCGGGTGGAAGTGCCAGGACTGCGAGTGGGCCGAGACCGACCGGGAGTGA